Proteins encoded in a region of the Coffea eugenioides isolate CCC68of chromosome 4, Ceug_1.0, whole genome shotgun sequence genome:
- the LOC113767349 gene encoding protein root UVB sensitive 2, chloroplastic — protein sequence MNFLEKIKMKKTEPDRLPPALPLYWIETSKSVSRQYQFQPDGQLSVKIVDDARPAARRVVESFLNKFFPSGYPYSVNEGYLRYTQFRALQHFTSAALSVLSTQSLLFAAGLRPTPAQATAVSWILKDGMQHVGKLICSNLGARMDSEPKRWRILADVLYDLGTGFEVLSPLCPQLFLEMASLGNFAKGMAVVAARATRLPIYSSFAKEGNLSDLFAKGEAISTLFNVLGIGAGIQLASTVCSTMQGKLLVGPVLSVIHIYSVCEEMRAAPVNTLNPQRTAMLVADFVKTGKISSPADLRYREDLLFPGRLIEDAGNVKVGSALHMVVKPSKLQQLKEIFPEERFLLSSGSRQTDLILEHNATAEDALRGWLVAAFTADLEKSVDDTSASILRAAYERMDTVFRPFLSELQAKGWHTDRFLDGTGCRFAF from the exons ATGAATTTCTTG GAAAAGATAAAGATGAAAAAGACAGAGCCGGACCGCCTGCCGCCAGCATTGCCGTTATACTGGATCGAGACGTCCAAATCAGTTTCTCGGCAGTACCAGTTCCAACCCGATGGTCAACTCTCC GTGAAGATAGTAGATGACGCTAGACCTGCTGCCCGCAGAGTGGTGGAATCATTTCTCAATAAATTCTTCCCTTCAGGATATCCGTATAG TGTGAATGAGGGATATCTCAGATACACACAATTCCGAGCACTACAACACTTCACCAGCGCCGCATTGTCTGTATTATCAACTCAG TCATTGCTATTTGCTGCAGGATTGAGACCTACTCCTGCGCAGGCAACTGCTGTGAGCTGG ATATTAAAAGATGGCATGCAGCATGTAGGAAAACTGATATGTAGCAATTTGGGTGCAAGAATGGACTCGGAGCCTAAACGTTGGAGAATTCTTG CTGATGTTCTCTATGACTTGGGTACTGGATTTGAGGTTCTTTCCCCCTTGTGTCCACAGTTATTTCTTGAAATGGCAAGCCTTGGCAATTTTGCAAAG GGAATGGCAGTGGTTGCTGCAAGAGCTACAAGATTGCCAATATATTCCTCCTTTGCCAAAGAAGGCAATCTCAGTGATCTTTTTGCAAAGGGTGAGGCAATTTCCACTCTTTTTAATGTTCTTGGAATAGGAGCTGGAATTCAGTTAGCATCTACTGTATGTTCAACAATGCAGGGAAAG TTGTTAGTTGGACCTGTTCTTTCCGTCATACATATTTATAGTGTTTGCGAAGAAATGCGAGCTGCTCCAGTAAACACTTTAAATCCGCAGAGAACTGCAATGTTAGTGGCAGATTTTGTGAAG ACAGGAAAGATATCTAGCCCTGCTGACCTTAGATATCGGGAAGATCTATTGTTTCCAGGAAGACTTATTGAGGATGCTGGAAATGTCAAAGTTGGTAGTGCTTTGCACATGGTAGTTAAGCCTTCAAAGCTGCAACAACTTAAAGAAATATTCCCGGAGGAGAGATTTCTTCTAAGTTCTGGATCTAGACAGACTGACCTGATATTGGAGCATAATGCTACAGCTGAAGATGCATTGCGAGGTTGGCTTGTTGCTGCTTTTACTGCAGACTTGGAGAAGTCTGTTGATGATACGAGTGCAAGTATTCTAAGAGCAGCATATGAGAGGATGGATACTGTGTTTCGTCCATTTCTGTCTGAGTTGCAGGCAAAAGGGTGGCATACTGATCGTTTTCTTGATGGAACAGGATGTCGTTTTgcattttga